One Gossypium raimondii isolate GPD5lz chromosome 3, ASM2569854v1, whole genome shotgun sequence genomic window carries:
- the LOC105795996 gene encoding agamous-like MADS-box protein AGL66 produces the protein MGRKRLLIKRIDNPCSRQIAYSKRGKGILKKATELSTLYGADVALLMFSPTGRLTSYTHKGRVSQIVKLTVWSLSVFLLYFRHLDNEEFLYESLKHLKYEAEILDKIES, from the exons ATGGGTCGCAAGAGGCTGTTGATCAAGAGAATTGACAACCCTTGTTCTCGTCAAATAGCTTATTCAAAACGCGGGAAAGGCATTCTCAAGAAGGCCACTGAATTATCAACGTTATATGGTGCTGATGTTGCCCTTTTGATGTTTTCTCCTACAGGTCGATTGACCAGCTATACTCACAAGGGAAGG GTTTCACAAATAGTTAAGCTGACGGTTTGGTCCTTGTCTGTGTTTCTGCTTTATTTCAGACATCTTGACAATGAAGAG TTCTTGTACGAAAGCCTGAAACATTTGAAGTATGAAGCTGAAATACTGGATAAAATAGAGAG TTAA